DNA sequence from the Salvelinus fontinalis isolate EN_2023a chromosome 33, ASM2944872v1, whole genome shotgun sequence genome:
ACACACCATCAGCATGAGGTAGCGAGCACGGTACAGCAGCTTCAGGGCAGTGGACAGCTGACCGTTGGCAAAGCAGTACAGAGCCAAGTGCATCTGGGGAGAGAAAGCAACCAGACGCATTTAGAAACAGTAAACATGGATTGAAAAACAACCTGTcttcaaaaaacagaaattttCCTGGGTACGTACATATTCCTGGATAGTGTTGGGGTGCTCGACGCCCAGTACTCTCTCACTCATCAAGACAGCCTTCTGTTGGTTACTGAGAGCCTGTGGACAGAGAAGACCACAGTCAGGACTGTGTCACTGGTATTGCTGTGGCCATTTGTCATCATGTGTCAGAGGAATATCAAAATGTGTGTAAAATGTCGAAAGCAGCACACCTCGTGGTGGTCTCCCATGATGTAGTTGAGGCGAGCCAGCAGACGCAGGCAGGCACAGATCTCTACGTGCATGGCCCCGTACACGTTGTTGAACAGGTTCAGAGCCTCGTTGATCAACTCACAGCCCTCCTTCAGGTAACCTGCACACAGAGACCTTGTTGACAAGTCAGGCTTCCACAATCGTTGTACAGCGCAACAGAAAGCAATGTGAATGGGTTCAGAGAGGACACTGAATGTAAGTTGCATGAATATCTGCATGGTTTGTATGGGGAGGAAGGAAACATTTCTCCTCAACTTTCCTGTGTGTGTTGCATGTGTGAGTAGAGTTTAATTTACATATCTGTCTCTAGCCCTAGGAGGAACCATGCTGACTCCGCCTAGCAGGACTGGTACCCACCTCACCTCGCTGgacctgttgtgtgtgtgtgcatgcatgtgagtTGCATTATAAGTGTGAGTAGTGCTGCATGCTGATTGAGGTCTAGTAGCCTCATGCTAGCCTGACCTTGCTGGACCTTGGCCTGTCCACTCTGGAAGAAGTGGAAGGCATCGGAGGCCTTGGGGTTGACGTGCTTCACCACAGGGAAGATGTTAAGGATGTCCTCCTCTGTGAAGGCAGGCTTGTGGCGACTGTCAAAGTTATACTCCTTTATCAGGATCTAGAAACGCAGAAGACACAGGAAGCGTGTTAGAAGGGAGAGggttaaaatacattttgaattacaATTTGACCCCTTGCCCCTACTCCCTAGGCATTTCTGTAAATCTGAAGGTATTGGACAGATGTATACAATATGTTGAACATTGCACCTAATCGAAATAAGGATTGATGGCAGTTACCTGAATGCCAGCTTTGATGGAGATTTCTCTGAGCAGGGTGATCTTCTGAAGGCCGTATTTCTCCACTACCTGGTCGGCATTCTCGCTGTAGAAAGATGCATGTTTTTAGAAAACATACACCAACTTTAACCCGAGCACACTCACCCAGTGCAGGCTGAAGTGGTAGCTTGTTAGCATAATGTGCTAACGTCAAGCCTACTATTGTGCCAACATCAATCCTAATTCCCACCCACCAGTGCAGGGTGAAGTGGTAGTAGCTCTGGGCCTCAGAGACGATGTTCTTCCACAGCTCGCTGGGTGTCAGGCTGGCCCACGCAGTGTTGTCCCCTCCCCCCGGGACGCGGTTACGGCGCTTACGGTTCTTGCGGCGCGACACGAGCTCGTCGGCAGGCAGGTGTGCCACGGCATCGAAGGAGGACAGGAAGCAGTTGAGGAAGTGGCTGACAGCGGCGGAGAGGGCCGACAACTCAACACCCTGGGAGACGGAGTACATAGTCTATTGTTCtcatatttaatcaatttcaaaGGGAGACAAATACATTCTATGATAAGCAAGTAGGGGTGACAATTCCGTGGTGCAAAAGATCAAAGATCTGTGCTCGAAAAATAGCACTCACCTGGAGGTATGTCTTGAAGATATGTTTCGCACATCTGGTGATTAACTCACTGATACCTATTCTCTACAGAACACATACAAAACGGTTTAAGAAAAAGGAAACAAGCTGACTGCAGATTATGTATTGTCCTGCACTCTGTCCTGCAATGTCTGCAGTAGAAACAGAACAGTATAGAAGGTTAGCATTATTAGCATAATGATATCCTTGCCCTTCATTATAATTCTCCTCAGTCAGTCCTCAAGATCGTATAGAGGTCAGGCTTACATAGAAGTGCTCCAGCTGTGCCTTGGCTGGGGTCTTGTCCACGAACGCCAGCACGTTGCCTAGGTAACGCACGTTGATGCCCCTCTGGTGCAGCGCCTCGGTCAGCGTGGCTCCATCCATGGGCAGAGCACTGTGGTCCAGACAGTCCTTTACCTGGAGTGAAAAAAGTTAAGTAAAATAAAAATTCAATAAATTCCCGCATACAATGTAAGAAATTAAAAATGACCACACCCCCACCACAAAATACAAATAACCAAAACAAACACACCAACCCACAACACCCACAAATAGCTAGACAAACAAAGGCTAGTGATACAGTGATGTAagcaaataaactcagcaaaaaaaaaaaagaaacgtccctttttcaggaccctgtctttcaaagataattcataaaaatccaaataatttcacagatcttcattgtaaagggtttaaacactgtttcccatgcttgttcaatgaacatgcacctgtggaacggtaaTTAAgacgcttacagacggtaggcatttaaggtcacagttatgaaaacttacgacactaaagaggcctttctacggactctgaaaaacCCCAAAAGaatgatgcccagggtccctgctcatctccgtgaacgtgccttaggcatgctgcaaggaggcatgaggactgcagatgtgtccagggcaaaaaattgcaatgtccatactgtgagacgccgagacagcgctacagggagacaggaaggacagctgatcgtcctcgcagtggcagaccacgtgaaacaacacctgcacaggatcagtacatcacatctgcgggacaggtacaggatggcaacaactgcccgagttacaccaggaacgcacaatccctccatcagtgctcagactgtctacaataggcagagagaggctggactgagggcttgtagtcctgttgtaaggcaggttcccaccagacatcaccggcaacaatgtcgcctatggacacaaacccaccgtcgttggaccagacaggactggcaaaaagtgctcttcactgacgagtcgcggtttaactgatggtcggatttgcgtttaacgtcgaaggaatgagcgttacaccgaggcctgtactctggagcaagggatcgatttggaggtggagggtccgtcatggtctggggcagtgcgtcacagcatcatcggactgagcttgttgtcattgcaggcaatctcaacgctgtgcgttacagggaagacatcctcctccctcatgtggtacccttcctgcaggctcatcctgacattaccctccagcatgacaatgacaccagccatactgctcgttctgtgcgtgatttcctgcaagacaggaatgtcagtgttctgccatagccagcgaagagcccggatgtcAATCccactgttggatcggagggtgaggaccattccccccagaaatgtccggggacttgcaggtgccttggtggaagagtggggtaacatctcacagtaagaactggcaaatctggtgcagtccataaggaggagatgcactgcagtactaaatgcagctggtggccacaccagatactaactgttacttttgatgttgactccccctttgttcagggacacattattccatttatgttagtcacatgtctgtcgaacttgttcagtttatgtctcagttgttaaatcttgttatgttcatacaaatatttacacatgttaagtttgctgaaaataaacacagttgacagtgagagagcgtttatttttttgctgagtttatgttgtAATATAGTGAAGGTAATGACTGCTTGTGCTTGGTACGATGTTGCTGCCCTGAAACTTACCAGAGACGGGATCTGACAGGACACCAGGAAGGCTCCAGCATCCTTCAACAGCTGCTTCTGTTTCTGAATGTCATCCGCACTGACCTCAGGGAAACGCACTCCTGGGGGAGAGACATCAGCattgtttttgggggggggggggggggggggcagcatagCATGCAATAGTCTTTTATTACGCTTTAGTTTCATTGAATGTGAAAATAAGGCAATTCCTGTGAAGTGCTTTGGAGGTAACAGCAATTGATACCAAACAATTAGTTTTGTTCAGCAGAGCCAGCTGCCACACCAAACCTCTCCTAAAAGCACTACGTTTCCCATCATCCACCACCATAAAGTGACAGTTCCTACCTGGAGAGAAGATGTCTGGGTTGAAGCGGATGTCGAAGGAGGTGTTGCTGATGGAACCCACGGCCTTGCAGGCATTGAGGATCACCTCTCGGCTTTTAGGGTCTTGATGGAAACAGGTCAGTGTGGGGTTGGAGAGatcaggggaggaagagagaagttGAATGAATATCAATATAACAACTTTCCTGGGCAACAAATCAAAATTATATGGTTTAAGTTCCCCAAAAAtcactactatcatctttcctcaaATTGACATGCAAGTCAATTTGAGTTGAAAACCACCACTGTTGCAGATCTTAGTTAAATAACCACAAACCACCTCGTCATTAGAGCTATTATCAAGCAGGCAGTAGGGCCAGAGACCAACTACAACCATCCCACACACATGCAATGATCACACACAACCAGGGTTCTTTCCTTCTTTCTGAGTCACAAACCCTTTGATTGTCACACCAGCTAATGAGAAATCAAAATGGAGAGATCTGTGGTTATAGGATTGCTATATGCCACACTGCTAGTGATTTTACTGGGGTCCATGCTCCCTTAGGAGGCTAACAACTGGACAGGGACAACTAGCCAGGTGGAGAGATGCAACTAAGACACCAGCATTAAGAAGCCTTCTTAGATATCTCCTCTTCATGAAGATGGCAACATACAGATGaaaaaccacacatacacacaccattcTAAATGCATGTCTATGGTGAAATTAAAAGAGCCCTCTTCTTTAAATGCATTTCTCCACCGACTGGGTTTCCCCAGCCTCTCTTTACCCTGCAACAGTTTGGACGTACCGATACCGGATCCGTCTTCCGCGGCTAAGGACTCAGCCAGCTCTTTCGCCTGGGCTAAGCCCGGGATAATATCCTCAGCCTTACCCTCCAGAGGGCTCTCGCACTCCCCGTTCTGAATTGCTTTGGCAAAGGGCACCAACGGCCCATTGGTggtcacagtgggaaccacattATCCTCTATAGGGGTTGCCTGGGAGGCATTAGTGGTTGTTGTAGCTGAACTGTCTGTTTCTGTCATTGGCTCTGCCTTGGGGGCTGCTTCTGTGGCGGTGGCTTCTGTTGCTGCTGCCTGAGGGGCATCAGAGGTGGAGGTGGTCTCCGTCTGGACAGCGTCTGAGTTGGCGTCAGTGAGGGTTTCTGTGGAAGTTTCTGAGGACTCGGCCGAGGCATCGGGGGTCTCTGTGGAGGGCAGGGTTGGAACGGCTGCCCCGGGGCTGCTAttctctgtcagagtggccagcTTGCGCTCCTTGTTGGCTTTCTGCTGCATAAGCTGGAGCGCTGCCATCTTCATGAATAGGAGGTATCTGAGGAGTATAGTACAGAATCTTTATTATCCCTGAGGGGGTAGGACATAGTCAGTTACGTGAGCATTCAAATCTGCACAGACCCAATCATACACTAAAAAGAACATCTGATGACCATCTTGAGGGACATAACCAGTACCCTATCTAAAGCACACAAACCACCAAGGAAGAACATAAGTAACCACCAAAACACAGGTATGTAAATGTGAAAAGTATTGTCTCCATGCTATTCCCACGGCACACACACAATTAAGACGCCTCCCTAAAGCGCTCTACGGTACCTGTGCTCAACGAAGGCCTCAATGAGCTCCTGTCGGAGGCAGGCCAGACGGTGGCGGTGCTGGCGTGGGAAACCCTGTCTCACACTCTCAGGGGAAAGCTCCTCCCCTTCCACAGGCAGGAAGTTCAGGTCAGGGGGGAATGTCCTCAGAAGGTCCAAGATGTAGTGGCGTCCATCGTTGCCGATTATGCCCTTACACTCAACAGAGGAACACAGCTCCATGGACTCATCATTCTCATTCAGTACATTGTGTCTCTGGACCTGGGGGTGGGAGAGTCAGTCATTATGACAGAGAGAATGTGATAACCACAATATGGCAGGTTTGTGGCATGGCAGTGATAAACGTTGAATGTCTGTAGGCCGGTGCAGTGACAGAAAAACAGTTCAACAAAAGATATTGAAGTTTGCTTACTTTGTAGTGACAAATAAAGTCAATCCCAAACAATTAGCAGACTTAAAAATAAAGCATGAAACTGGCATCATCATCATGATATCCTCACCTTGAGTGGTCGACTGGTCCTCTCCAGAAGCTCCAGGTACTTCCCATGAGACACCACTGTCTTCCCAAAGTCGATAGACCCGTAGATAACGCTctgctcctgctctctctccagaATTCCAGGGATGATCGACTGGGCCGTGACACGGTAACCCCGATAGTCCACCACCACTGTCCCCAGGGTGTACAGCCCCTCCACGTCTACGGCCCCGTAAGCCCGGACACCGTTGAGGTCGTTGGTGGGAGCAGCGTGCGCTGCAGCGTCCCCGCCCAGCTCGCGGTAGTGGTCACGGACGTCGAAGCCCAGGGAAAAGAAGATGTTGTTCCAGATGAACATCTGCATACGTGTCTCCTCGCCAGGATTGATGGCCATCACGTTGCCGTCGATCACCGCCATGGAACCGCGAGTGGCAGCAGCCGCAAAGTCACTGTGgacctggagagaggagggttagagagTGAACGTGTAAGGATGCAGAGGATGGAAGGCAGCGTAATAGTCTGCACACTACAGGATATAGACGGAAACAGATAAACAGAGCTGAAAGGAGGGTGTTTCAAGAGGAGAATCGATGACCGAAGCTCACTAGCGAAAGCAAATAAGCGGGCCAGAGTGCAGGAGACAGAACACGGGAAAGCAGTTGAGCTTCAACTACTGCTGTAGGCTGGCTCACCTTGAAGATGGCCCTCTCTCTCAGCAGGCGATCAGGCAGGTTCTTCCGGGCCAGCTCTCTGGTCGTCTGCAGCTCCTCATTCCAGTCTCGTGTCTGAATAAATAACAGAGACGCAATGTTACACAAAACCAAAACAGAGtattataggtgtgtgtgtgtacctgtccaGGTATGTGTTCCTCGTAGCCTAGGCACgaggtgtgtgtacctgtccaTGTATGCGTTCTTCGTAGCCTAGGGTCGAGGTGTATGTACCTGTCCATGTATGCGTTCCTCGTAGCCTAGGCGCGAGTTGTGTGTACCTGTCCAGGTATGTGTTCCTCGTAGCCTAGGCGCaaggtgtgtgtacctgtccaGGTATGTGTTTCTCGTAGCCTAGGGGCgaggtgtgtgtacctgtcctGGTATGTGTTCCTCGTAGCCCAGACGGgaggtgtgtgtacctgtccaGGTATGTGTTCCTCGTAGCCCAGACGGGAGGTGTAAGCGTCCTCAGCTCTGACACAGTCCATGGTGTGGTCCACCTGGGGGGCGGTCCAACTGTACACCTGGAAGGGTGTGGCTATCCTCTCAAACGGATGCCGCTGAACCCTGCAGCCAATCAGAAACCAAATTAGCCATGAGTCACAGTGGGAGTATTCCCCAGATATCAAGAAAAACAACCTGTCTAATATTGTTAGCTCTGAAAaagaatatacacacacactaccgttcaaaagtttggggtcaaatagaaatgtctttgttttccatgaaaacatacatgaaattagttgcaaaatgaataggaaatatagtcaagacgttgacaaggttataaataatgatttttaattgaaataataactGTTCTtcaatttgcagcaattacagccttgcacacctttggcattctagttgttaatttgttgaggtaatctgaaaaGATTTCACCCCAagttcctgaagcacctcccacaagttggattggcttgatgggcactgcTTGCATACCATacagtcaagctgctcccacaacagctcaatagggttgagatccggtgactgtgctggccactccattatataGAGAGAATACCAGCTGattgcttcttccctaaatagtttggagctgtgctttgtgtCATTGTcgtgttgtaggaggaaattggctccaattaagcgccgtccacagggcatggtgttgcaaaatggagtgatagccttcctccttcaagatcccttttaccatGTACAAATCTTCCACTTTCCACCATCAAAGCACCCcgagaccatcacattgcctccaccatgcttgacagatggcgtcaagcactcttttcatttttttctgcatctcacaaatgttcttctttgtgatctgaACAACTCAACTTAGATTCGTCTATCCATAACACTTTTTcccccaatcttcctctgtccagtgtctgttcttttgcccatcttaatcttttctttttattggccagtctgagatatgcctttttctttgcaactctgcctggaaggccagcatcctggagtcacctcttcactgttgagattggtgttttgcgggtactatttaatgaagctgccagttgaggacttgtgaggcgtctttctcaaactagacactaatgtacttgtcctcttgctcagttgtgcaccggggcctcccactcctcgttctattctggttagagccagtttgcgctgttctgtgaacggagtagtacgagatcttcagtttcttggaaatttctcacatggaatagccttcatttctcagaacaagaatagactgacgagtttcagaagaaagttctttgtttctggcccttttgagcctgtaatcaaacacacaaatgctgatgccccagatactcaactagtctaaaggcccgttttattgcttctttaattagcacaacagttttcaggtgTGCTAACAatcgcaaaagggttttctaatgatcaattagccttttaaaattataaacttggattagctaacacaacatgccattggaacacaggagatggttgctgataatgtagatattccattaaaaatctgccgtttccagctacaatagtcatttacaacattaacaatgtctacactgtatttctgatcaattttatgtaattttcttttgcttttctttcaaaaacaaggacatttctaagtgaccccaaacctttgaactgTAGTGTAAAATTCTGATATAATTACTAATAATTGTATGCTTATCAGTATGTTTTCCCCCCATTACACAGAACTAATAAAAAGCACAGTGCATTGTGGATAGTGTAGACCACTTACCTTTTCTTCTGCAGGGCAGTGAAGTTCTTTTTGAAGGCAGGGCTTATCTGGCTCAGCAGCTCCACCAACGAGTGGCTGAGGAAGCTGGGGTTGGCTGGCTTAGGGTTGAAGGTGTAGGTGGTCGACCTGGAACACAACACCATGGTCATCGCTCATTATGGTCAACTTTCGCCCTTGGACAGTTAACTTTTTCACCAAACCTAACCATGCTTGCTCTGATAGTTTCCTTTCACACTTTCCAGTACAGTTCCAGCAACTGGTGGATGCGTAATAATCCCAACACAATACAGCTTGGCTTGGCTCAGTAGCATGAAAACAGTATGCGGTAATTCTAATGGGAGATAAGGCAAGCCAGACTCACTGGTTGAGGTAGAAGCCACGTGTAGAGGCGGTGATACTGATGTGTCTCTCCTCAACAGTCACCATATACAGGTACATGAGATCACCATGCATCTTCCTGTTGCCAGGAGGGGGGTTCCAGCCACTCATAGTCAGGACCTTCAGGCACTGCATGGGCTACAGAGAGAGGCGGAATCAGATATGGACATTGGAATGTGACTTATGACTTGTGGATATTGGAAAAGGTCCATAGACTGATTACTTCATCTGCACTTTATGGTGGTAAGGATATAATATGACCCAGCCAGCTGATGTATGCTGGTTTCAGTCAGTGCACACTTCACTTTTAACTAATCTTACCCTTTATTCTACAACCATGTTTACTTATTCTAGAAAAAGTGTACTAGTGCCAGGCTTGAGTAAGTCTGGCAAATCATTGTCAGCTATGAAAAAATAAATGGCTCCTACAAGCAGATCAAAGGTTGAAGCAGAAACCAGTAACTACAAATGGACAAACTCCTTGAAGAATGTGACATTTTTTGAACTGTCAGACAATGTCAGAGATAAACATTAATCTTTGTAAATGAAAAGGCATTAGAATGATCATGATTAGCTTGCTGACAACACCAGGTGTGTGGGTTTTGATTCCTGCATGGGCCACAAATATGAAATATGTGTCACTACAAACAGTACGtctctttggataaaagtgtttgCTAAAATCATCATAATTACCATCATTATTACCTTCCAGTCCTTGTTCTGTGGCTGGAGAGGCAGCAGGGGGCGCTCTTTACTGCCAGGCAGGATGTGTTCTGGAGGGGTACAGTCTATCTGCTCCAGCTCACTGCCCTTCTTCTTCCGCTTACCACTGTCTGCAGAGGAGACGATAAGGTCACAGGTCAGACTGTCGCATCTTGACCAAAGATGTTTTATAGCCTGCTGCCGAGGACACATACACATTA
Encoded proteins:
- the LOC129832055 gene encoding clustered mitochondria protein homolog isoform X4 is translated as MNGGGAHNLSEEESKQDGAGDTDGGEDSNEQEVIVIQDTGFTVKIQAPGTELFDLQVSPQEMVQEIHQVLMDREDTCHRTCFSLQLDSNVLDNFAELKSIEGLQEGSLLKVVEEPYTVREARIHVRHIRDLLKGLDPSDAYNGVDCNSLSFLSVFTDGDLGDSGKRKKKGSELEQIDCTPPEHILPGSKERPLLPLQPQNKDWKVIMMPMQCLKVLTMSGWNPPPGNRKMHGDLMYLYMVTVEERHISITASTRGFYLNQSTTYTFNPKPANPSFLSHSLVELLSQISPAFKKNFTALQKKRVQRHPFERIATPFQVYSWTAPQVDHTMDCVRAEDAYTSRLGYEEHIPGQTRDWNEELQTTRELARKNLPDRLLRERAIFKVHSDFAAAATRGSMAVIDGNVMAINPGEETRMQMFIWNNIFFSLGFDVRDHYRELGGDAAAHAAPTNDLNGVRAYGAVDVEGLYTLGTVVVDYRGYRVTAQSIIPGILEREQEQSVIYGSIDFGKTVVSHGKYLELLERTSRPLKVQRHNVLNENDESMELCSSVECKGIIGNDGRHYILDLLRTFPPDLNFLPVEGEELSPESVRQGFPRQHRHRLACLRQELIEAFVEHRYLLFMKMAALQLMQQKANKERKLATLTENSSPGAAVPTLPSTETPDASAESSETSTETLTDANSDAVQTETTSTSDAPQAAATEATATEAAPKAEPMTETDSSATTTTNASQATPIEDNVVPTVTTNGPLVPFAKAIQNGECESPLEGKAEDIIPGLAQAKELAESLAAEDGSGIDPKSREVILNACKAVGSISNTSFDIRFNPDIFSPGVRFPEVSADDIQKQKQLLKDAGAFLVSCQIPSLVKDCLDHSALPMDGATLTEALHQRGINVRYLGNVLAFVDKTPAKAQLEHFYRIGISELITRCAKHIFKTYLQGVELSALSAAVSHFLNCFLSSFDAVAHLPADELVSRRKNRKRRNRVPGGGDNTAWASLTPSELWKNIVSEAQSYYHFTLHCENADQVVEKYGLQKITLLREISIKAGIQILIKEYNFDSRHKPAFTEEDILNIFPVVKHVNPKASDAFHFFQSGQAKVQQGYLKEGCELINEALNLFNNVYGAMHVEICACLRLLARLNYIMGDHHEALSNQQKAVLMSERVLGVEHPNTIQEYMHLALYCFANGQLSTALKLLYRARYLMLMVCGEDHPEMALLDSNIGLVLHGVMEYDLSLRFLENALAINSKYHGPRSLKVALSHHLVARVYESKAEFRSALQQEKEGYTIYKNQVGEAHEKTKESSEYLKYLTQQAVALQRTMNEIYKNGSNASIMPLKFTAPSMASVLEQLNIINGIIFIPLSQKDLENLKAEVQRRQQLQESGKSMEDLTVDSPLELEDKIPMDVNVD